One part of the bacterium genome encodes these proteins:
- the dprA gene encoding DNA-processing protein DprA yields MNNTDIKSWIRLNMIKGIGPMRFATLLKHFGSPQEILSANVSSLSQVKGIGNQIATSIVEQKDKVEINRELEKIEKEGVNILTLNSEEYPKNLKSIYDPPPVLYVKGEMRTQDRLAIAMVGSRAATTYGKTIAYRLAQELVQSGFTIVSGLARGIDVASHRGAIETKGRTIAVLGCGIDIIYPLENKSLFYEIVNQGAVVSEFPFGTPPEKFNFPQRNRIISGLSLGTVIVEAPIRSGALITADCALEQNREVFAVPGHIESRLSKGTHQLIKQGAKLTESAQDIIEELELFTDALKKIPEIKKNNEIKLSKDEEKIYQLLSPAEPQYIDTISSSSQMTASQVAALLIQLEIKGLIKQLIGKRFVRC; encoded by the coding sequence ATGAATAACACAGATATAAAATCATGGATTAGATTAAATATGATTAAAGGCATAGGACCGATGAGATTTGCTACCTTGCTGAAACATTTTGGAAGCCCTCAAGAAATCCTGTCGGCTAATGTTTCAAGTTTAAGCCAGGTAAAAGGAATTGGAAATCAGATAGCTACTTCCATCGTTGAACAAAAAGATAAAGTGGAAATAAACCGCGAACTTGAAAAGATTGAAAAAGAAGGGGTAAATATTTTAACCTTAAATAGTGAGGAATATCCTAAAAACTTAAAATCTATCTATGACCCACCACCAGTTCTTTATGTTAAGGGTGAAATGAGAACACAAGATAGGTTGGCGATTGCGATGGTTGGGTCTCGAGCCGCAACTACTTATGGAAAAACAATCGCTTACCGACTTGCTCAAGAATTAGTTCAATCTGGATTTACGATAGTCAGCGGATTGGCACGAGGAATTGATGTTGCCTCTCATCGTGGTGCAATTGAGACTAAAGGAAGGACAATTGCGGTTTTAGGTTGCGGCATAGATATAATCTATCCGCTTGAAAATAAAAGTCTGTTTTATGAGATTGTAAATCAGGGGGCGGTTGTAAGTGAATTTCCATTTGGCACACCACCAGAAAAGTTTAATTTCCCACAACGCAATCGGATAATCAGTGGTTTATCACTGGGCACGGTTATTGTTGAAGCACCTATACGAAGTGGGGCATTGATTACCGCAGATTGCGCCTTAGAGCAAAATCGCGAGGTATTTGCTGTCCCCGGACATATAGAAAGTAGATTAAGCAAAGGGACTCATCAATTAATCAAACAAGGGGCTAAATTAACGGAATCAGCACAGGATATAATTGAAGAACTTGAATTATTTACAGACGCATTAAAAAAAATTCCGGAAATTAAAAAAAACAATGAAATAAAACTCTCAAAAGATGAAGAAAAAATATACCAGTTACTTTCTCCCGCAGAACCTCAATATATTGATACTATCTCTTCTTCCTCTCAAATGACTGCATCCCAGGTAGCCGCTCTTTTAATTCAACTTGAAATTAAAGGTTTAATTAAACAATTAATTGGTAAAAGATTTGTGCGATGTTAA